In Phormidium yuhuli AB48, one genomic interval encodes:
- the tpiA gene encoding triose-phosphate isomerase, which yields MRKTVLAGNWKMYKTQAEALEFLKGFVSHLEDTPDERDVILCVPYTALGSLSKNLHGGRVRLGAQNVHWEDCGAFTGEISAPMLTELGVDYVVVGHSERREYFGETDETVNRRLKAAQAGGLTPILCVGETKAQRDAGETEAHIFSQLEQDLVDVDQSKLIIAYEPIWAIGTGDTCDAAEANRVIGLIRSKLSNPDVPIQYGGSVKPTNVDEIMAQPEIDGALVGGASLEPESFARIVNYKA from the coding sequence GTGCGGAAAACTGTTCTAGCTGGTAACTGGAAAATGTACAAAACCCAGGCCGAAGCCCTGGAGTTTTTGAAGGGGTTTGTCTCTCACCTCGAAGACACCCCCGATGAGCGAGATGTGATTCTCTGTGTTCCTTACACCGCCTTGGGAAGCCTTTCCAAGAACTTGCATGGGGGACGAGTGCGTCTTGGCGCTCAGAATGTCCATTGGGAAGACTGCGGTGCCTTCACCGGGGAAATCTCCGCCCCCATGTTGACCGAATTAGGAGTCGATTATGTCGTCGTCGGCCATAGTGAACGGCGCGAGTATTTCGGCGAAACCGACGAAACCGTCAACCGTCGCCTCAAAGCTGCCCAAGCCGGAGGACTCACCCCCATTCTCTGCGTCGGGGAAACCAAAGCTCAACGAGATGCCGGAGAAACAGAAGCCCATATCTTCTCCCAATTGGAGCAAGATTTAGTGGATGTGGATCAGAGCAAGTTAATTATCGCCTATGAACCCATTTGGGCGATCGGCACTGGCGACACCTGCGACGCTGCCGAAGCCAATCGCGTCATTGGCTTAATTCGCTCCAAACTCAGCAACCCTGACGTCCCCATTCAATATGGCGGCTCCGTCAAACCCACCAACGTAGATGAGATTATGGCCCAACCCGAAATTGACGGGGCCCTCGTCGGCGGCGCCAGTTTAGAACCCGAAAGCTTTGCCCGCATTGTCAACTACAAAGCCTAG